A single window of Flavobacteriales bacterium DNA harbors:
- a CDS encoding quinol:cytochrome C oxidoreductase gives MAVGAIAVVAAFVADPKRAWSNLLVDNFFFMALGLFGVFFIALQYLTESGWSAVIKRIPEAMSQYLYIGGPLLLIVIALANHHLYHWMDHEAVEHDPVLQMKSAYLNAPFFYIRSVAYVAGWILAARVLRNYSLQQDLTGESFHKKCIKASAIFMVFFAVTSSTSAWDWLMSVDAHWFSTLYGWYVMMGMWVSGTTFMLLFIIYLKSRGYLPQVNESHLHDMGKWMFATSMAWTYLWVSQWLLYWYAGLPEEMTYFIERVENYPLPFFGMLLVNFFVPFYVLMSRDAKRQPGLLVGVGSIVFVGHWMDLQLLVMPGVMGHEHGHIGFIEYGMFLGFLGLFIFVVQKALAKHPIVVKNHAFLEESLHHHY, from the coding sequence ATGGCCGTGGGTGCAATTGCAGTTGTAGCTGCATTCGTAGCCGATCCGAAGCGCGCATGGTCCAACCTGCTCGTGGATAATTTTTTCTTCATGGCGCTGGGCCTTTTCGGGGTTTTCTTCATCGCCCTCCAGTACCTCACCGAATCCGGATGGTCGGCTGTGATCAAGCGTATCCCTGAAGCCATGTCTCAGTACCTTTATATCGGTGGTCCCCTGTTGCTCATCGTGATTGCACTGGCCAACCACCATCTTTACCACTGGATGGATCACGAGGCGGTTGAGCATGATCCGGTGTTGCAAATGAAATCGGCATACCTGAATGCGCCCTTTTTCTACATCCGTTCCGTGGCCTATGTGGCCGGATGGATCCTGGCGGCCCGGGTGCTGAGAAACTATTCCCTGCAACAAGATCTGACCGGTGAGTCTTTTCATAAAAAATGTATCAAGGCGTCGGCCATCTTCATGGTGTTTTTCGCTGTGACTTCCAGTACCTCTGCCTGGGACTGGCTGATGTCAGTGGATGCACACTGGTTCAGCACCCTGTACGGCTGGTATGTGATGATGGGTATGTGGGTGAGCGGTACCACGTTCATGTTGCTGTTCATCATCTATCTGAAAAGCCGCGGATACCTCCCGCAGGTCAATGAAAGCCACCTGCACGATATGGGTAAATGGATGTTCGCAACCAGCATGGCGTGGACATACCTCTGGGTATCTCAGTGGCTGCTCTACTGGTATGCCGGTTTGCCTGAAGAAATGACCTACTTCATTGAAAGGGTTGAGAACTACCCGTTGCCGTTCTTCGGCATGCTGCTGGTGAACTTCTTCGTGCCCTTCTATGTGCTGATGTCCAGGGATGCGAAAAGGCAACCCGGATTGCTGGTAGGAGTTGGCTCGATCGTTTTCGTTGGGCACTGGATGGATTTGCAATTGTTGGTGATGCCGGGTGTCATGGGTCACGAACACGGGCATATCGGATTTATAGAATATGGAATGTTCCTCGGCTTCCTGGGACTGTTCATCTTTGTTGTACAGAAAGCCCTTGCCAAACATCCCATTGTGGTGAAAAACCATGCTTTCCTGGAAGAAAGCCTGCATCACCACTATTGA
- a CDS encoding cytochrome c oxidase subunit II: protein MIGFLISLGIILLIIAGVQLVKVLDLSAELQGKGNENEVSTEGENRTNGTLYFLFMIAFFGFVIWLTARYKDFLLPAPASEHGQGIDDMMHLNLVIIAIVFFITNILLFFFAFRYYGRKNGKATFYPHNNKLEVAWTITPMIALAGLITYGLTIWNSTMSTTKYAPDEYLKIELYAKQFDWTAHYAGADKAFGKASYRLITPANVLGLDSTDAHNADDKITKELHLPVNKPVLLTFRSRDVIHSAYLPHFRVQMNCVPGMTTQFAFTPTKTTAEMRQDPFVINKYAKINELRHERLPGEEDVQFDYLLLCNKICGTAHNNMQLKVVVETEEEFNAWLAQQSTFIDNTTK from the coding sequence ATGATTGGATTCTTGATCTCTCTCGGTATCATCTTGCTGATCATTGCAGGGGTTCAGCTAGTGAAGGTCCTTGACCTCTCCGCAGAATTGCAGGGTAAGGGCAATGAGAATGAAGTGTCAACGGAAGGAGAAAACCGAACCAATGGTACACTCTATTTCCTCTTCATGATCGCCTTCTTCGGATTCGTGATCTGGCTGACCGCCAGGTACAAGGATTTCCTGCTTCCTGCTCCCGCCTCAGAACACGGACAAGGCATCGATGATATGATGCACCTTAACCTGGTGATCATTGCCATCGTGTTTTTCATCACCAACATCCTGCTGTTCTTTTTTGCTTTCCGCTACTACGGACGCAAGAACGGCAAAGCCACTTTCTACCCGCATAACAACAAACTGGAAGTTGCCTGGACCATCACCCCGATGATCGCCCTGGCCGGACTTATCACCTATGGTCTGACCATCTGGAACAGCACCATGAGTACCACCAAGTATGCACCGGATGAGTACCTGAAGATTGAGTTGTATGCCAAACAGTTCGACTGGACCGCACACTATGCCGGCGCCGATAAAGCATTCGGTAAAGCCAGCTATCGCCTGATCACCCCCGCAAATGTTCTGGGCCTCGATTCAACCGATGCACACAATGCGGATGACAAGATTACCAAGGAACTGCACCTGCCGGTGAACAAACCGGTGTTGCTGACCTTCCGCTCACGTGACGTGATTCACAGCGCCTACCTGCCGCACTTCCGTGTGCAGATGAACTGTGTTCCGGGTATGACCACCCAGTTTGCGTTCACACCCACGAAAACCACGGCGGAAATGCGCCAGGACCCTTTCGTGATTAATAAATATGCGAAGATCAATGAGCTGCGCCACGAGCGCCTGCCGGGAGAAGAAGATGTGCAGTTCGATTACCTCCTGCTCTGCAACAAGATCTGCGGAACAGCGCACAACAATATGCAACTGAAGGTTGTGGTGGAAACCGAGGAAGAGTTCAATGCATGGCTTGCCCAGCAATCCACCTTCATTGATAATACAACGAAGTAA
- a CDS encoding cbb3-type cytochrome c oxidase subunit I: MSADSHANAHHHHHHKEHWISKYVFSMDHKMISKQFLLTAIVMAVIGMLMSTFFRLQLAYPGEKFAILNFFLGDRWAPDGKLDPQMYLGLVTIHGTIMVFMVLTGGLSGTFSNLLIPFQVGARDMASGFLNMLSYWFFFLSSMIMVISCFVQTGPASGGWTVYPPLSALEQAIPGSGLGMTLWLISMALFIVSALLGGLNYIVTIVNLRTKGMKMTRLPLTIWAFLITAILGVLSFPVLLSAALLLIFDRSFGTSFYLSDIFIGSGPLAHEGGNPILYQHLFWFLGHPEVYIVLLPALGIASEVISTQARKPIFGYRAMIGSMLVIGFLSFIVWGHHMYVTGMSPFLGSVFVFTTLLIAIPSAVKVFNYLTTLWKGNIQFSPAMLFATGLVSTFITGGVTGIILADSALDINVHDTYFVVAHFHIVMGMSAIFGMFAGVYHWFPRMFGRMMNKKLGYLHFWLTIISVYGVFFPMHYAGMAGYPRRYFNYDAFPMFDGFRDLSQIITFFAIMGAISQGIFIFNFFYSQYLGRKASQNPWNSNTLEWTAPVEHIHGNWPGPIPEIHRWPYDYSKPGHDQDFIPQTVPLAAGESDEGH, translated from the coding sequence ATGTCTGCTGATAGCCACGCAAACGCCCACCATCATCACCATCACAAGGAGCACTGGATTTCCAAGTACGTGTTCAGTATGGATCATAAAATGATCTCCAAGCAGTTCCTGTTAACTGCAATTGTGATGGCTGTGATCGGTATGCTGATGTCTACCTTTTTCCGCCTGCAACTGGCCTATCCCGGAGAAAAGTTTGCCATCCTGAACTTTTTCCTCGGTGACCGCTGGGCGCCGGATGGTAAACTGGATCCGCAGATGTATCTGGGCCTGGTAACCATCCACGGAACCATCATGGTGTTCATGGTACTCACAGGTGGTCTGTCAGGAACTTTCAGTAACCTGCTCATCCCTTTTCAGGTGGGAGCGCGTGACATGGCTTCCGGCTTCCTGAATATGCTATCTTACTGGTTCTTCTTCCTGTCCAGCATGATCATGGTGATCTCCTGCTTCGTGCAAACAGGTCCCGCATCAGGTGGATGGACCGTTTATCCGCCCCTCAGTGCACTTGAACAAGCCATTCCCGGTTCAGGCTTGGGTATGACCCTCTGGCTGATCAGCATGGCCCTCTTCATTGTATCTGCCCTGCTGGGAGGTCTGAACTACATCGTAACCATTGTGAACCTGCGTACCAAAGGCATGAAAATGACCCGGCTGCCCCTGACCATCTGGGCATTCCTGATCACCGCCATCCTTGGTGTACTGTCTTTCCCGGTGCTGCTCTCAGCCGCCCTGCTGCTGATCTTCGACCGCAGCTTCGGCACCAGCTTCTACCTGTCCGACATTTTCATCGGCAGCGGCCCGCTCGCACATGAAGGAGGTAACCCCATCCTGTACCAGCACTTGTTCTGGTTCCTGGGACACCCCGAGGTATACATCGTACTGCTGCCCGCACTGGGTATCGCTTCCGAAGTGATCTCCACGCAGGCACGCAAACCTATCTTCGGTTACCGCGCCATGATCGGTTCCATGCTTGTGATCGGCTTCCTGTCGTTCATCGTATGGGGACACCACATGTACGTGACCGGTATGAGCCCCTTCCTGGGTTCCGTATTCGTATTCACCACCCTGTTGATCGCCATCCCTTCCGCCGTGAAGGTGTTTAACTACCTCACCACCCTGTGGAAAGGAAACATCCAGTTCTCGCCGGCCATGCTGTTTGCCACGGGATTGGTATCCACTTTCATCACCGGTGGCGTGACAGGTATCATCCTCGCCGATTCGGCGCTTGATATCAACGTGCATGATACCTACTTCGTGGTGGCCCACTTCCACATCGTAATGGGGATGTCTGCTATCTTCGGTATGTTTGCAGGCGTGTACCACTGGTTCCCCCGCATGTTCGGCCGCATGATGAACAAGAAACTAGGTTACCTGCACTTCTGGCTGACGATTATTTCGGTGTACGGTGTGTTCTTCCCCATGCACTACGCAGGTATGGCAGGATATCCTCGACGGTATTTTAACTATGATGCATTCCCGATGTTCGACGGTTTCAGGGACCTGAGCCAGATCATCACCTTCTTTGCCATCATGGGGGCCATTTCCCAGGGCATTTTCATCTTCAATTTCTTTTACAGCCAGTACCTCGGTCGCAAGGCAAGCCAGAACCCATGGAATTCCAATACCCTGGAGTGGACCGCTCCCGTTGAGCACATTCACGGAAACTGGCCCGGCCCCATCCCGGAAATTCACCGCTGGCCGTATGATTACAGCAAACCCGGCCACGATCAGGACTTCATACCGCAAACGGTTCCTCTCGCTGCAGGTGAGTCGGATGAAGGCCACTAA